A genomic stretch from Acidobacteriota bacterium includes:
- a CDS encoding helix-turn-helix transcriptional regulator yields MDAIEELKKGTGEMLVLCVLAHKPRYGYDIAGEIGRLTEGAVSYKAASLYPLLYRMERRKWIEGRWVEKAGQRRRRYYRVTDRGQEILRSKSKSWEGFVRAIDKVLEVQHA; encoded by the coding sequence TTGGATGCCATCGAAGAACTCAAGAAGGGCACCGGCGAGATGCTGGTTCTGTGCGTGCTGGCCCACAAGCCGAGGTATGGATACGACATCGCCGGAGAGATCGGACGGCTGACGGAAGGGGCCGTCAGCTACAAGGCGGCTTCCCTCTATCCGCTTCTTTATCGCATGGAGCGGCGCAAGTGGATTGAGGGGAGATGGGTGGAGAAGGCCGGCCAGCGCAGGCGCCGCTATTACCGTGTCACCGACAGGGGGCAGGAGATTCTGCGGTCCAAGTCCAAGAGCTGGGAAGGTTTCGTCAGGGCCATAGACAAGGTGCTCGAGGTGCAGCATGCCTGA
- a CDS encoding ABC transporter permease: protein MPDWKTYVVKNLRGRGLTGERQEEFAEELSQQMEDAYAAARRQGLSEEEAVESAKAEVEDWDRLVRDIRTAANPLTKPLPESWIVRRREMGLVPISGIRMAWRSLSRRPGFLLVTVVALTLGVGIPTTMYSIVNGVLRDLPFEDGDRIFYIGLSNPVRGYNLRQAPADVFRYWRQHQTSFEELAAYGDSTASLSGDGHHAEQVRIGYLDPQVLGVLRVEPPLGRGFVAEDAAAGAEPVVLLGHSVWENRYASDPSVLGRQVRVDAQPHTIVGVMPEGFRFPAKEVLWTPLSLEAREQGTDPLSVDVRANVLGRLEDGATLSQARAEFETFSMQLEDVGPEERKADRAVIVPYTQERMGDVAPILYTMLAAVSFLLIAACANVANLLLARSLSRTREIAIRSALGASRWRIASMVFGESFLIAALGGVLGLAIATLGVMFFNHGIAGMSGDMAFWIDIRVDAPTLLFAAAMVFLGSLAAGAVPAWRTSRTDIQQVLQQESLTGTLKMGRFSRVILGGQIALSCALLAISCLMIKGVIQLKTFDFGIPAQRTLTAAIELPRTSYPEHAQRYDFYSRLGEEMRARPGVEEVAFTSTLPGRGSAGWPVEIEGQAVERQEDLPLTARVTVSENFFSLLQARVLSGRDFTASDDLNALRVAIVNEGFARRFFPGQNPLGKQITLGRSSWKESPRTIVGVVPNLLIVNLEFNLPDADGVYVPMRQSANSMDILVRASAPMAMAGVLRDAVERLDADLPVAQVDRLDRAVLEDKALLEVFGGLFLFFGLAALFLSTLGLYGIVAFTVQQRVREMGIRRALGASSVHILSQSLRRGTLQVGAGIVLGLTIAALMSPMLAEGFFRTDPHDPSVFLLTAAVLAGTGLLACLVPARRALRTSPLDALRYE, encoded by the coding sequence ATGCCTGATTGGAAGACCTACGTAGTCAAGAACCTGCGCGGCCGCGGGCTGACGGGTGAGCGGCAAGAGGAATTCGCCGAGGAGCTGTCGCAGCAGATGGAGGACGCCTACGCCGCCGCCCGACGCCAAGGGTTGTCGGAGGAGGAAGCCGTCGAGAGTGCCAAGGCCGAGGTCGAGGACTGGGACCGGCTGGTCCGCGACATCCGCACCGCTGCCAATCCCTTGACCAAACCCCTTCCCGAGTCCTGGATCGTGCGACGGAGGGAGATGGGATTAGTGCCCATTTCGGGGATCCGGATGGCTTGGCGTTCACTGTCGCGGCGGCCCGGCTTTCTGCTGGTCACCGTAGTGGCGCTGACCCTGGGCGTGGGAATTCCCACCACCATGTACTCCATCGTCAACGGAGTGCTGCGCGACTTGCCCTTCGAGGATGGCGACCGCATTTTTTACATCGGGCTCTCCAACCCGGTACGCGGATACAACCTGCGTCAGGCCCCGGCGGACGTTTTCCGCTACTGGCGCCAGCACCAGACCAGCTTCGAGGAACTGGCTGCCTACGGCGATTCCACCGCCAGTCTGAGCGGGGACGGCCATCACGCCGAACAGGTGAGGATTGGCTATCTCGATCCGCAGGTGCTCGGCGTCCTGCGGGTGGAGCCCCCGCTGGGACGCGGATTCGTCGCTGAGGACGCCGCCGCGGGAGCCGAGCCGGTGGTCCTGCTGGGACACTCGGTGTGGGAGAACCGTTACGCTTCCGACCCGAGCGTCTTGGGACGTCAGGTCCGCGTCGACGCCCAGCCTCACACCATCGTCGGAGTGATGCCCGAAGGCTTCCGCTTTCCCGCCAAAGAAGTGCTGTGGACGCCCCTCAGCCTGGAGGCTCGGGAGCAGGGCACGGACCCGCTGTCGGTCGATGTCCGCGCCAACGTCCTGGGCCGCCTCGAGGACGGAGCCACGCTTTCTCAGGCGCGGGCCGAGTTCGAGACCTTCTCGATGCAGCTTGAGGACGTGGGACCCGAGGAGCGCAAGGCCGACCGGGCCGTCATCGTCCCCTACACCCAGGAACGCATGGGCGATGTGGCGCCCATCCTCTACACCATGCTGGCGGCGGTTTCCTTCTTGCTCATCGCCGCCTGCGCCAACGTGGCCAATCTATTGCTGGCGCGCTCCCTCTCGCGCACCCGCGAGATCGCCATCCGCTCGGCTCTGGGAGCCAGCCGCTGGAGGATCGCCTCCATGGTCTTCGGCGAGTCCTTCCTGATCGCGGCTCTGGGCGGAGTGCTGGGACTGGCGATAGCCACCTTGGGCGTCATGTTCTTCAACCACGGCATTGCCGGGATGAGCGGCGACATGGCCTTCTGGATCGACATCAGGGTGGACGCACCCACACTGCTCTTCGCTGCAGCCATGGTGTTCCTGGGCAGCCTGGCGGCGGGAGCCGTCCCGGCCTGGCGCACCTCGCGCACCGACATCCAGCAGGTGCTTCAGCAGGAATCGCTGACCGGGACCCTCAAGATGGGCCGTTTCAGCCGGGTGATCCTGGGAGGTCAGATCGCCCTCTCCTGCGCCCTGCTGGCCATCTCCTGCCTGATGATCAAAGGCGTCATTCAGCTCAAGACTTTCGACTTCGGCATCCCCGCCCAGCGCACGCTGACGGCGGCCATCGAGCTGCCCCGCACTTCCTACCCGGAGCATGCCCAGCGTTACGATTTCTATTCCCGTCTGGGAGAGGAGATGCGGGCCCGGCCCGGAGTGGAAGAGGTGGCGTTCACCTCCACCCTGCCCGGACGCGGCAGCGCCGGCTGGCCGGTGGAGATCGAAGGGCAGGCGGTCGAGCGCCAAGAGGACCTGCCGCTGACGGCACGGGTGACCGTCTCCGAGAACTTCTTCAGCCTGCTGCAAGCCCGCGTCCTGAGCGGACGCGACTTCACCGCTTCCGACGATCTCAACGCTCTCCGGGTGGCCATCGTCAACGAAGGCTTCGCCCGCCGCTTCTTCCCCGGCCAGAATCCGCTGGGCAAGCAGATCACGCTGGGGCGGAGTTCCTGGAAAGAATCTCCCCGCACCATCGTGGGGGTGGTCCCCAACCTGCTCATCGTCAACCTGGAGTTCAATCTGCCCGACGCCGACGGGGTCTACGTGCCCATGAGGCAGAGCGCCAACTCGATGGACATCTTGGTGCGGGCTTCCGCGCCCATGGCCATGGCGGGTGTGTTGCGCGACGCCGTCGAGCGCCTCGATGCCGACTTGCCCGTGGCCCAGGTCGATCGCCTCGACCGGGCCGTCCTGGAAGACAAGGCCCTGTTAGAGGTCTTCGGCGGACTCTTTCTCTTCTTCGGTCTGGCCGCCCTTTTCCTCTCCACGCTGGGACTCTACGGCATCGTGGCCTTCACGGTGCAGCAAAGGGTGCGCGAGATGGGCATCCGGCGGGCCTTGGGAGCCTCAAGCGTCCACATCCTCTCCCAGTCCCTGCGTCGCGGGACACTGCAGGTGGGGGCCGGGATCGTGCTGGGCCTGACCATCGCCGCGCTTATGAGTCCGATGCTGGCGGAAGGCTTCTTCCGCACCGATCCCCACGATCCCTCCGTCTTCCTGCTGACGGCCGCCGTCCTGGCCGGCACCGGACTGCTGGCCTGTCTGGTTCCGGCCCGGCGCGCTTTGCGGACCTCACCGCTGGATGCGTTGCGCTACGAGTGA
- a CDS encoding CDP-alcohol phosphatidyltransferase family protein: MIPRKGLHLSAADWATASRIALTLPITFALAWELSGIALVLYLLAPVSDLIDGPLARRSERPTLGPAFDGVADVIFAVFGIGWAYWKLPLQRPWMEIYLALLLPLAAVYALVCWRKTGRVLLLHLWSGKLMGWAGFLWFGLAYWADAGLWTVHLAAWAALFHYSESLIYILRGRRDPDGRSAFS, translated from the coding sequence ATGATTCCCAGAAAAGGACTCCATCTCTCGGCCGCGGATTGGGCCACGGCCTCGCGTATCGCACTGACCCTCCCCATCACTTTCGCCCTGGCCTGGGAACTGTCGGGAATCGCTCTCGTCCTCTACCTGCTGGCCCCTGTCAGCGACCTCATCGACGGGCCTCTGGCGCGCCGTTCCGAGAGACCGACTCTGGGACCGGCCTTCGATGGCGTCGCCGACGTGATCTTCGCGGTCTTTGGCATCGGATGGGCCTACTGGAAGCTGCCCCTACAGCGCCCCTGGATGGAGATCTACCTGGCTTTGCTCCTGCCCCTGGCGGCCGTCTATGCACTCGTCTGCTGGCGCAAGACAGGCCGCGTGCTGCTGCTGCATTTGTGGAGCGGCAAGCTGATGGGTTGGGCCGGCTTTCTCTGGTTCGGGCTGGCCTACTGGGCGGATGCCGGGCTGTGGACGGTGCACCTGGCGGCCTGGGCGGCACTCTTCCACTACTCTGAGAGTCTCATCTACATTCTCCGCGGACGCCGCGATCCTGACGGCCGCAGCGCGTTTTCATAA
- a CDS encoding glycosyltransferase: MKIGMLADLYHPHLSGVTIHIDQLKRYLEGAGHQVWTFTFGPRLPQDAAHRIVRSPPLPVAPRYGGKRLHLGARLSRSAREKLDSMDLIHAHHPFISGWLGTRRAKRRQPLVFTAHTRYDLHLAALAPRPFLGVGQVLLRSYLRWFCPRCSLVLAPSRAMRQRLEGWKARGRFQVIPHGIDLEAFAGKNGLAQRRRLGLPEDAKVLIFVGRLGREKDLDVLLEVLEALSLRWSGLRLLLVGDGPERARLERRRTRLQAPDSVGLLGTCPPQEIPALLAAADLFVTASRSEVFPLSVIEAQAAGLPVVGFRAPGLNDIVADGHSGLLARSRRGLKESISRLLEDRSLRRRMSRNARVRSRHFALESMGSRTLQAYLELLNSERPALKSRAP, from the coding sequence TTGAAAATCGGAATGCTGGCCGATCTCTACCACCCTCACCTGAGCGGGGTCACCATCCACATCGACCAGCTCAAGCGGTACCTGGAAGGCGCCGGCCATCAGGTCTGGACATTTACTTTCGGTCCCCGGCTGCCGCAAGATGCCGCTCATCGGATCGTACGCTCTCCTCCACTCCCCGTGGCCCCGCGCTATGGGGGCAAGCGGTTGCACCTGGGTGCCCGCTTGAGCCGCTCAGCCCGCGAGAAGCTCGATTCCATGGACCTGATTCACGCCCATCATCCCTTCATCTCGGGATGGCTTGGAACTCGCCGCGCCAAGCGCCGACAGCCCCTGGTGTTCACGGCCCACACTCGCTACGATCTTCATCTCGCCGCCCTCGCCCCGCGGCCCTTCCTGGGGGTCGGCCAAGTGCTGCTGCGCAGCTATTTGCGCTGGTTCTGCCCCCGTTGCTCCCTCGTCCTCGCGCCCTCTCGGGCCATGCGCCAACGGCTGGAGGGCTGGAAGGCAAGAGGGCGATTTCAAGTCATCCCCCATGGGATCGATCTCGAAGCCTTTGCAGGTAAAAACGGCCTTGCCCAGCGCCGCCGGCTCGGTCTTCCTGAGGACGCCAAGGTCCTCATCTTCGTCGGCCGGCTGGGCAGGGAGAAAGATCTCGACGTCCTGCTAGAGGTCTTGGAGGCCTTATCACTCCGTTGGAGCGGACTTCGCCTGCTCTTGGTGGGAGACGGCCCCGAGCGTGCCCGCCTGGAACGCAGGAGAACTCGCCTGCAGGCGCCTGATTCGGTTGGCCTGTTGGGCACTTGCCCGCCACAGGAGATCCCTGCTCTCCTGGCGGCGGCAGACCTCTTCGTGACGGCCTCACGCAGCGAGGTCTTCCCCCTTTCAGTCATCGAAGCCCAAGCCGCCGGACTGCCTGTAGTCGGTTTTCGGGCCCCGGGGCTGAACGACATCGTGGCCGACGGTCATAGCGGACTGCTGGCGCGCTCCAGGCGGGGCCTGAAGGAGAGCATCTCCAGATTGCTGGAGGACAGGTCCCTGCGCCGCCGAATGAGCCGGAACGCACGCGTCCGCTCCCGGCACTTTGCGCTGGAGTCCATGGGAAGCAGGACGCTGCAGGCGTACCTGGAACTTCTCAATTCGGAACGGCCTGCACTGAAAAGTCGAGCACCTTAG
- a CDS encoding YbaK/EbsC family protein, with translation MPVQKLKAFLNENGVKYVMISHSPAYTAQEIAASAKIPGMELAKTVMVRLDGEMAMAVLPASRQVDLDKLAELSGAEVAELATEDEFKGLFPDCEPGAMPPFGNLYGMPVYVAGALSEDEEIAFNAGTHTELMQLRYQDFEKLVQPKVLDFSVQAVPN, from the coding sequence ATGCCAGTCCAAAAACTCAAAGCATTTCTCAATGAGAACGGCGTTAAGTACGTAATGATCAGCCACTCTCCCGCCTATACCGCCCAGGAGATCGCGGCCTCGGCCAAGATTCCCGGCATGGAACTGGCCAAGACGGTCATGGTCCGCCTGGACGGGGAAATGGCCATGGCAGTGCTTCCGGCATCGCGGCAAGTCGATCTGGACAAGCTGGCAGAACTGAGCGGGGCTGAGGTTGCGGAACTGGCCACAGAAGACGAGTTCAAGGGCCTGTTCCCGGATTGCGAGCCTGGCGCCATGCCGCCCTTCGGCAATCTCTACGGGATGCCCGTCTACGTGGCCGGCGCCCTGAGCGAGGACGAGGAGATCGCGTTCAACGCAGGCACGCACACCGAGTTGATGCAGCTTCGCTACCAGGACTTCGAAAAACTGGTGCAGCCTAAGGTGCTCGACTTTTCAGTGCAGGCCGTTCCGAATTGA
- a CDS encoding acetate--CoA ligase family protein has product MLEAFFTPRGVAVIGASADPLKLGHGVVRNLVESRYRGRIYPVNPKAGEILGLQCYPTVTEVPDPVDLAVVVVPAEMVGSIVGECGERGIRHAIIISGGFREIGPEGRRREKEVGQVAAGYGMRILGPNCIGTIDTHCPINSTFVTGTPRPGGIGFLSQSGALCAAVIDWARASGVGYSRMVSLGNQMDVSETEVLETFASDNRTQVIAAYLEGVGDGLAFMQAIEKAARKKPVVVIKAGRAKSAAQAVASHTGALAGSAEAYQAAFRQSGALSAHGVEELFDWARALAWQPLPSGNRVAVLTNAGGPAILAVDLFESAGLELAPLSSQTRDYLRTRLPQAASVANPVDVLAGSGPGTYGVALDALLSDPSVDAALVIQAPQNWFLPTSLAEVVSEVAAAHSKPVLASMMGLASVDEALRILHRRRIPNFAFPERAVSALKAMRARRLWLDTPPEPPAHPQAPDPEAAARALHKSDLPALLAAYGIPIAESLPAADAEEAAQQAEEIGFPVALKLRSAEISHKTDVGGVVLELESKAEVREAFERIIDSARSARPGLSVDGVWVQKMISGGQEILAGVRRDPQFGVLVVAGRGGVEVELLRDISTAVAPLSPRQTREMLDATRAGVRLKGWRHLPPADIEAAVDVILRLSQIALDLPQIEELEINPLAVLPQGQGCVALDVRGSPAASTAVP; this is encoded by the coding sequence ATGCTGGAAGCTTTTTTCACACCCCGCGGCGTGGCCGTCATCGGCGCCTCGGCCGATCCGCTCAAGCTGGGCCACGGAGTGGTCCGCAACCTGGTGGAAAGCCGTTACCGGGGCCGCATCTACCCGGTCAACCCCAAGGCGGGGGAGATACTCGGCCTGCAATGCTATCCAACCGTGACTGAGGTTCCCGACCCGGTCGATCTGGCGGTCGTGGTCGTTCCCGCCGAGATGGTCGGCTCCATCGTCGGAGAATGCGGGGAGAGGGGCATCCGGCACGCCATCATCATCAGCGGAGGCTTCCGCGAGATCGGTCCCGAGGGGCGCCGGCGCGAGAAAGAGGTGGGCCAAGTCGCTGCCGGCTACGGGATGCGTATCCTGGGTCCCAACTGCATCGGCACCATAGACACTCATTGTCCCATCAACTCCACTTTTGTAACCGGCACCCCGCGGCCCGGCGGTATCGGCTTTCTTTCCCAGTCGGGGGCTCTGTGCGCGGCCGTCATCGACTGGGCCAGGGCTTCGGGAGTGGGCTATTCGCGCATGGTCAGCCTGGGAAACCAAATGGACGTTAGTGAGACCGAGGTGCTGGAGACCTTTGCCTCCGACAACAGGACCCAGGTTATTGCGGCCTATTTGGAGGGGGTTGGCGATGGGCTGGCCTTCATGCAAGCCATCGAGAAGGCGGCCCGCAAGAAGCCTGTGGTCGTCATCAAGGCCGGGCGAGCCAAAAGCGCCGCCCAGGCTGTAGCCTCGCATACCGGCGCCCTGGCGGGAAGCGCCGAAGCCTACCAAGCCGCTTTCCGTCAAAGCGGCGCCCTCAGCGCCCATGGCGTGGAGGAGCTTTTCGACTGGGCCCGAGCCTTGGCCTGGCAGCCGCTTCCATCCGGCAACCGGGTTGCGGTGCTGACCAACGCAGGGGGGCCGGCCATATTGGCGGTGGATCTGTTCGAGTCCGCGGGTCTGGAATTGGCGCCCTTGAGCAGCCAGACGCGAGACTACTTGCGGACCCGTCTTCCCCAGGCGGCCTCGGTGGCCAACCCGGTGGACGTACTGGCCGGTTCAGGACCGGGCACCTACGGGGTGGCCCTGGACGCGCTTCTCTCCGATCCGTCGGTGGACGCGGCACTGGTCATCCAGGCTCCTCAGAACTGGTTCTTGCCCACCAGCTTGGCCGAGGTCGTGAGCGAGGTAGCCGCCGCTCACAGCAAGCCGGTCCTGGCATCCATGATGGGACTGGCTTCGGTGGATGAAGCCTTGCGCATCCTGCACCGGCGCCGCATTCCCAATTTCGCCTTCCCGGAGCGGGCGGTTTCGGCGCTCAAGGCCATGCGGGCCCGCCGGCTTTGGCTGGACACGCCGCCTGAGCCCCCCGCACATCCTCAGGCACCCGACCCTGAGGCGGCCGCCCGCGCCCTGCACAAGTCCGACCTCCCTGCCCTCTTGGCAGCCTATGGCATTCCCATAGCGGAATCGCTGCCCGCCGCTGATGCCGAAGAAGCCGCCCAGCAGGCCGAAGAGATCGGATTCCCGGTGGCGCTCAAGCTGCGAAGCGCCGAGATCTCCCATAAGACCGACGTGGGGGGAGTCGTCCTGGAGCTGGAAAGCAAAGCCGAGGTGAGGGAGGCCTTCGAGAGGATCATCGACTCGGCTCGCAGCGCCCGGCCCGGCCTGTCGGTTGACGGCGTCTGGGTCCAGAAGATGATCAGCGGCGGACAGGAGATCCTGGCCGGAGTGCGCCGCGATCCGCAGTTCGGCGTCCTGGTGGTGGCGGGCCGCGGCGGCGTTGAGGTTGAACTGCTTCGCGACATCTCCACCGCGGTTGCGCCATTAAGCCCGCGCCAGACGCGGGAGATGCTCGACGCCACCCGGGCCGGAGTCCGCCTCAAAGGCTGGCGCCATCTCCCTCCGGCGGACATCGAGGCAGCGGTCGACGTCATCCTGCGCCTGAGCCAAATCGCCCTCGACCTGCCCCAGATCGAGGAACTGGAAATCAACCCCCTGGCCGTCCTGCCCCAAGGCCAGGGCTGCGTCGCCCTGGACGTGCGGGGGAGTCCCGCAGCTTCCACTGCAGTCCCGTGA
- a CDS encoding CRTAC1 family protein, translating to MSLSFLNNRTPKLLPALAVAMAVASAGAWAEEPRIHFEEVSAQAGLTRVLLAGRPGKDHLLDSAGAGAAWLDYDRDGWMDLYLVNGWKLEGSQVVEKGQNALYRNQGDGTFRDVTRQAGVGDPDHWGSGVAVADFDDDGWPDILVTNFGPNVLFRNQGDGTFRDVAAQAGIQTPGWNTGAAFFDADRDGDLDLYIAAYIEASLEDVLKASPSLDWKGVAKVAMGPFGLEGARDRFFLALGNGRFEEATDSAGLEDRGRGFGFAVRAADFDGDGDSDLYVANDSDANYFYRNRGDGTFEEIGLWNGSALDHNGSAQAGMGIAVGDAHLNGFLDVFVTNFSEDFSTLYKGLGGGFFEDASIESGVGDATYAPLSWGAAFADLDQDADLDLVIAHGHIYPQVDLHPEVGMRYRQTNQLLLNSGRGTFQDATAAAGPAFGIAHSSRGLAVADFDNDGDLDLLFTNLDAPPTLLRNDTQGGNWLTVTCQAPPGAGGVIGTSVYVTAEGTTQRRDIASSGSFLSAHDPRLHFGLGSAREADRVEVVWPDGKKTLLEKVAVNQFLEIPKEAAAKD from the coding sequence ATGAGCCTTTCCTTTCTCAACAACCGCACCCCCAAGCTCCTTCCGGCACTTGCCGTGGCGATGGCAGTGGCGTCTGCCGGTGCCTGGGCTGAAGAGCCTCGGATCCACTTCGAGGAAGTCTCGGCCCAAGCCGGGCTGACCAGAGTCCTCCTGGCCGGACGGCCCGGTAAAGATCATCTGCTCGACTCGGCCGGTGCCGGCGCGGCTTGGCTGGACTATGACCGCGACGGATGGATGGACCTCTATCTGGTCAACGGGTGGAAGCTGGAGGGCAGCCAGGTTGTGGAAAAAGGGCAGAACGCGCTCTACCGCAACCAGGGCGACGGCACCTTTCGGGATGTCACTCGCCAGGCCGGCGTGGGCGACCCCGACCACTGGGGCAGCGGTGTGGCGGTGGCCGATTTCGACGACGACGGCTGGCCCGACATCCTGGTCACCAACTTCGGCCCCAATGTCCTCTTCCGCAACCAGGGGGACGGAACCTTCCGGGACGTAGCAGCCCAGGCCGGCATCCAGACGCCGGGCTGGAACACGGGTGCCGCCTTTTTCGACGCCGACCGGGACGGCGACCTCGACCTCTACATCGCCGCCTACATCGAGGCCTCGCTTGAAGACGTCCTCAAGGCCAGCCCCTCGCTGGATTGGAAGGGGGTGGCCAAGGTGGCCATGGGGCCCTTCGGACTGGAAGGCGCCAGGGACCGCTTTTTCCTGGCGCTCGGCAACGGACGGTTTGAGGAGGCCACCGACTCGGCGGGGCTGGAAGACCGGGGACGAGGATTCGGTTTCGCGGTCCGGGCCGCCGACTTCGACGGCGACGGAGACAGCGACCTCTACGTGGCCAACGACTCCGATGCCAACTACTTCTACCGCAACCGAGGCGACGGCACTTTCGAAGAGATCGGACTCTGGAACGGATCGGCCCTCGATCACAACGGATCCGCCCAGGCAGGAATGGGAATCGCCGTCGGCGACGCCCACCTGAACGGCTTCCTGGACGTCTTCGTGACCAATTTCTCGGAAGACTTCAGCACCCTCTACAAGGGTCTGGGAGGAGGCTTCTTCGAGGACGCCAGCATCGAGTCAGGAGTCGGCGACGCCACCTACGCCCCGCTTTCCTGGGGCGCCGCCTTTGCCGACCTGGACCAGGACGCCGACCTGGACCTGGTCATCGCCCACGGCCACATCTACCCCCAGGTCGATCTCCATCCGGAGGTCGGGATGCGCTATCGTCAGACCAACCAGCTCTTGCTCAATTCCGGCCGCGGGACCTTTCAGGACGCCACTGCGGCGGCCGGCCCGGCCTTCGGGATTGCCCACTCGAGCCGGGGGCTGGCGGTGGCCGACTTCGACAACGACGGAGACCTCGATCTGCTCTTCACCAATCTGGACGCGCCTCCCACTCTCCTGCGAAACGACACCCAAGGCGGCAACTGGCTGACCGTGACCTGCCAGGCTCCGCCGGGAGCCGGCGGCGTGATCGGAACCTCGGTTTACGTGACGGCCGAAGGAACGACCCAACGGAGAGACATCGCCAGCAGCGGCTCCTTCCTCTCGGCCCACGACCCTCGCCTCCACTTCGGACTGGGAAGCGCCCGCGAAGCGGATCGCGTGGAAGTGGTCTGGCCTGATGGCAAGAAAACCCTGCTGGAAAAGGTGGCCGTCAACCAGTTCTTAGAAATACCAAAAGAAGCCGCAGCGAAAGACTGA
- a CDS encoding MoxR family ATPase: MGSKAAWGSIPESIGETLKGLDQQGYLADEALATCLYLALRMQRPLFLEGEPGVGKTELAKVVAKVLDTRLIRLQCYEGLDLNQSVYEWDYPRQLLEIQARGSGASHEGEGIADLFSEKFLLKRPLLQAIEASHDQAPVLLIDELDRADEEFESFLLELLADFQVTVPELGTLKAEHKPVVFLTSNRTREIHDALKRRCVYHWIEYPSFEKELAIVRRKVPGLEEQVSRQAVAFIQKVREQDLYKLPGVAETLDWAEALCQLDLKSLDAAAVGATLGFFLKHQDDIEQLRDSTAEILNSAQAIDSEQPHAAESN, from the coding sequence ATGGGCTCAAAGGCAGCATGGGGCAGCATACCGGAGTCGATCGGCGAGACTCTGAAGGGACTGGATCAGCAGGGTTATCTGGCCGATGAGGCGCTGGCGACTTGCCTCTACCTGGCGCTGCGCATGCAGCGTCCGCTCTTCTTGGAGGGCGAGCCGGGGGTGGGCAAGACCGAACTGGCCAAGGTGGTCGCCAAAGTCCTGGATACTCGATTGATCCGGCTGCAATGTTATGAAGGGCTCGATCTGAACCAGTCCGTCTATGAATGGGACTATCCCAGGCAGTTGCTGGAGATTCAGGCGCGGGGCAGCGGCGCTTCTCATGAAGGGGAGGGCATAGCCGATCTCTTCAGCGAGAAGTTTCTCCTCAAGCGTCCGTTGCTGCAGGCCATCGAAGCCAGCCACGATCAGGCTCCCGTTCTGCTGATCGATGAACTGGACCGGGCCGACGAGGAATTCGAGAGCTTTTTGCTGGAGTTGTTGGCCGACTTTCAGGTCACCGTTCCCGAGTTGGGGACGCTCAAGGCGGAGCACAAGCCGGTCGTCTTCCTGACCTCCAACCGCACCCGCGAGATCCACGACGCACTCAAGCGCCGCTGCGTCTATCACTGGATCGAGTACCCCAGCTTCGAGAAAGAACTGGCCATCGTCCGCCGCAAGGTGCCCGGCCTGGAGGAGCAGGTCAGCCGTCAGGCGGTGGCCTTCATCCAGAAGGTTCGCGAGCAGGACCTCTACAAGCTACCCGGCGTGGCCGAGACTCTGGATTGGGCCGAGGCGCTCTGCCAGCTCGATCTCAAGAGCCTGGATGCGGCTGCGGTGGGAGCCACTTTGGGCTTCTTCCTCAAACACCAGGACGACATCGAACAGCTTCGCGATTCCACGGCTGAGATCTTGAACTCCGCTCAGGCTATTGACAGCGAGCAGCCTCATGCCGCCGAGAGCAATTAG